The proteins below are encoded in one region of Scyliorhinus torazame isolate Kashiwa2021f chromosome 8, sScyTor2.1, whole genome shotgun sequence:
- the LOC140428657 gene encoding neuronal acetylcholine receptor subunit alpha-4-like, whose translation MMPSLRTNFVLLLLILMEISPVCCNVESRAQAEECLLKTLFTGYNKLSRPVINSSDAVLVHFGLSIAQLVDVDEKNQMMTTNVWIKQEWQDFKLRWNPSEYMNVTSLRVPSELLWRPDIVLYNNADGDFAITHLTKAHLFYSGRIKWTPPAIYKSSCSIDVTFFPFDQQNCTMKFGSWTFDKAKIDLVSMGKHVDQQDYWESGEWVIISAVGNYNIKKYECCTEVYSDITYSFLIRRLPLFYTINLIIPCLLISCLTVLVFYLPSDCGEKITLCISVLLSLTVFLLLITEIIPSTSLVIPLIGEYLLFTMIFVTLSIVITVFVLNVHHRSPHTHTMPAWVRRIFLDFIPRILFMQRPAAVIKDGNKLIVPTSEALSSSTYLAKAEDEQNHFSQGSGKQPNTSTSLMTQYYLQEDEGKPKALCRSLSSQYSILQEDQAQAGCPCSPPTNLSHRHAKEQPSSHSKGRSLSLQYPYGQADPPQTNTQCRPGSNPYSHLHEDPPHSDGHSRSTVIQYCHENGDLTQPALSPCTGKRGNKVKRAASGPKRGSNRRQQQKVTLTPAMKLAMEGVQYIANHLRAEDADFLVKEDWKYVAMVIDRIFLWIFIIICLLGTLGLFLPPWMAGML comes from the exons ATGATGCCCTCGCTGCGGACTAACTTTGTTCTCCTGCTGCTCATACTCATGGAGATTTCCCCAG TTTGCTGCAACGTGGAATCTCGGGCCCAAGCTGAGGAGTGCCTCCTGAAAACTCTCTTCACTGGCTACAACAAATTGTCCCGGCCTGTTATTAACTCTTCTGATGCGGTCCTTGTCCACTTTGGGCTGTCGATTGCACAACTTGTAGATGTG GATGAAAAGAACCAAATGATGACCACGAATGTCTGGATCAAGCAG GAATGGCAGGATTTTAAACTCCGCTGGAACCCTTCGGAATACATGAATGTGACATCTCTCCGTGTCCCATCCGAGCTCCTCTGGAGGCCCGATATTGTCCTATACAACAA TGCCGATGGAGACTTTGCCATTACCCACCTGACCAAGGCTCACCTGTTCTACAGCGGCAGGATCAAATGGACTCCTCCGGCCATCTACAAGAGTTCCTGTAGTATTGATGTGACCTTCTTTCCCTTTGACCAGCAGAACTGTACCATGAAGTTTGGATCCTGGACCTTTGACAAAGCCAAGATAGATCTGGTCAGCATGGGAAAACATGTTGACCAACAGGACTACTGGGAAAGCGGAGAATGGGTCATTATCAGTGCTGTTGGGAATTACAACATCAAAAAGTATGAATGTTGTACAGAAGTTTACTCAGACATTACCTACTCCTTCCTGATTAGACGGCTCCCTCTGTTCTACACTATTAACCTCATAATTCCATGTTTGCTTATATCCTGTTTAACGGTGTTGGTCTTTTACCTCCCCTCAGACTGTGGTGAAAAGATCACACTTTGCATCTCTGTGTTGCTTTCACTGACTGTCTTCCTCCTCCTTATAACAGAGATCATTCCTTCCACATCTCTTGTCATTCCCCTGATTGGGGAATATCTTCTCTTCACTATGATATTTGTCACTCTGTCCATTGTTATCACTGTCTTTGTGCTGAATGTccaccaccgctctcctcacacgcACACCATGCCTGCCTGGGTACGCAGGATCTTCCTGGATTTCATTCCCCGCATCCTCTTCATGCAGCGACCCGCAGCCGTGATCAAGGATGGTAATAAACTGATTGTGCCAACGAGCGAAGCATTGAGCTCTTCAACTTACCTTGCTAAAGCTGAGGATGAGCAAAACCATTTTTCCCAAGGATCAGGCAAGCAACCAAACACTAGCACATCATTGATGACTCAATATTATCTTCAGGAAGACGAGGGGaaacccaaagcactttgcagatcACTATCTAGCCAATACAGCATTTTACAGGAGGATCAGGCACAAGCTGGCTGTCCGTGTTCTCCACCCACCAACCTTTCTCACCGCCACGCCAAGGAACAGCCCAGCTCTCATTCCAAAGGGAGATCGTTGAGTCTTCAATATCCCTATGGGCAGGCTGACCCACCCCAGACCAATACCCAATGCCGGCCTGGCAGTAATCCGTACAGCCATCTGCATGAGGACCCACCCCATTCTGATGGACATTCCAGATCCACAGTCATTCAGTATTGCCATGAGAACGGAGATCTCACCCAGCCAGCTTTGTCTCCCTGTACAGGCAAACGTGGGAACAAAGTGAAGAGGGCAGCCTCAGGCCCAAAGCGAGGTTCGAACCGCAGACAGCAGCAGAAAGTAACACTGACCCCGGCCATGAAGCTGGCAATGGAAGGTGTCCAGTACATTGCTAACCACTTACGTGCAGAGGATGCTGATTTCTTA GTAAAGGAAGACTGGAAGTACGTCGCCATGGTGATTGATCGCATATTCTTGTGGATATTTATTATCATTTGCTTGCTGGGAACACTGGGACTCTTCCTGCCCCCTTGGATGGCGGGAATGCTGTGA